One region of Epilithonimonas zeae genomic DNA includes:
- a CDS encoding TlpA family protein disulfide reductase — protein MKKLFIYSILSISLLACKKNDEKVAEVEAKEDSIKVEPTKTEADVAQLKEFSPETISTTLKSNHSDTLYVTNFFATWCGPCMHEIPFFRKKMEELANQPVKFTFVSLDNKTDWATDVSDFADEYNIRENVILLDGTLLNQEFFRQNFQSWDGGAIPFTLIRKGDKSDETVGSMSEEMLNEKIEKLLTHNSTTKVVENKEKVGIAGPKKSLK, from the coding sequence ATGAAAAAACTATTTATATATTCAATCTTATCAATCAGTCTTTTAGCTTGTAAAAAGAACGATGAAAAAGTTGCCGAGGTAGAGGCAAAAGAAGATTCAATAAAAGTTGAACCTACAAAAACCGAAGCGGATGTTGCGCAATTGAAAGAGTTTTCTCCAGAAACAATCTCAACAACTTTAAAATCGAATCATTCGGATACGCTTTATGTGACTAATTTCTTTGCAACGTGGTGTGGGCCGTGTATGCACGAGATTCCTTTTTTCAGAAAAAAGATGGAAGAATTGGCCAATCAACCTGTGAAATTCACTTTTGTAAGTCTGGATAACAAAACCGATTGGGCGACAGATGTCAGCGATTTTGCGGATGAATATAACATTAGAGAAAATGTTATTCTTTTAGACGGAACACTTTTGAATCAAGAATTTTTCAGGCAAAATTTCCAATCTTGGGATGGAGGCGCTATTCCATTTACCTTGATTAGAAAAGGCGATAAATCTGACGAAACGGTTGGTTCTATGAGCGAGGAAATGCTCAATGAGAAAATCGAAAAACTATTGACCCACAATTCTACTACAAAAGTTGTTGAGAATAAAGAAAAAGTTGGAATTGCCGGTCCTAAAAAATCTTTGAAATAA
- a CDS encoding iron ABC transporter permease yields MKRFPVLVTLIIVLAIITFFINLNIGFAKLNFSDFFNSECENFQIAGFRINRALAMLLAGIAIPTSGFLLQEYFKNPLAGPDVLGITSVSSLFVAFYIFFSQNILIPDFLQNSFISLSSITGSVVLMMILLLFSNRFRDKSFIIIFGFLISALAGAVVSFLQFYVESQSLKNYMLWTFGANNQANLIQISILTVLIIIGLIFTFKSIKPLIGNALGTAYAQSFGVSQSKLKISIIVASSLLSASVTAFLGPILFIGVVVPHFCRMIWNPAQLWHQWILNMILGVFIMQVFSIISELSQFPINIITTFFGIPVILFMLMKSNK; encoded by the coding sequence ATGAAACGTTTTCCTGTTCTGGTAACATTGATAATCGTATTAGCGATTATTACATTTTTCATCAACCTTAATATTGGTTTTGCAAAACTGAATTTTTCTGATTTTTTTAATTCAGAATGTGAGAATTTTCAAATTGCCGGATTCAGGATCAATCGTGCTTTGGCAATGCTTTTAGCTGGAATCGCAATTCCTACAAGCGGATTTCTTTTGCAGGAATATTTTAAAAATCCTTTGGCAGGTCCTGATGTTTTGGGAATCACTTCGGTTTCCAGTTTGTTTGTGGCATTTTATATTTTCTTTTCACAGAATATTCTGATTCCTGATTTTCTACAAAATAGTTTTATCAGTTTATCTTCAATCACCGGAAGTGTTGTTCTGATGATGATTTTACTATTATTTTCGAATCGATTTCGGGATAAAAGTTTCATCATTATTTTCGGATTTTTGATTTCGGCTTTGGCTGGCGCTGTTGTTTCATTTCTTCAGTTTTATGTGGAGAGTCAAAGTTTAAAGAATTATATGCTCTGGACTTTTGGAGCGAATAATCAGGCGAATTTGATTCAGATTTCTATTCTTACAGTTTTAATCATTATTGGACTGATTTTCACTTTCAAATCTATAAAACCTTTAATTGGAAATGCTCTCGGAACAGCTTATGCACAGAGTTTCGGAGTCAGTCAATCCAAACTGAAAATCAGCATTATTGTAGCTTCTTCTCTACTTTCTGCTTCGGTTACGGCTTTTTTAGGACCGATTTTATTTATAGGCGTTGTGGTTCCGCATTTTTGCAGAATGATCTGGAATCCAGCCCAACTTTGGCATCAATGGATTTTGAATATGATTTTGGGTGTTTTCATTATGCAGGTTTTCTCAATTATATCAGAATTGAGTCAGTTTCCGATTAATATTATCACGACATTCTTTGGAATTCCTGTGATATTATTCATGTTAATGAAAAGTAATAAGTGA
- a CDS encoding ABC transporter ATP-binding protein, with translation MSLLKINNTTIGYSNPLVSEINSSLELGEVCLLMGNNGIGKTTLIKSILGQNKLLKGDIFINGKSIQELNSNEIASQIAIVFSKAEIPDNYTVTDLISLGKYIHYPYYFKLNETDKQEISEIINKLNLSEYQNKKLTELSDGNLQKTFIGRALAQNSPFIILDEPTTHLDEENKLMILSLLRNLARSENKLILFSSHDWRLAKEFSDKIWWIKEKKLISGISEEVILNNPELITPKILNFNQTFHSPEINAPKLEKEMMFSYLQKNFSQDLRKFKLTFKNDFWELNLDNFYDNCHNLTEIKQSLQTLIKSSISN, from the coding sequence ATGAGTCTCCTTAAAATTAATAACACAACAATTGGCTATTCAAACCCTTTGGTTTCGGAGATTAATTCATCTTTGGAATTAGGAGAAGTTTGTCTGTTGATGGGAAATAACGGCATCGGGAAAACCACCTTAATCAAATCAATTCTTGGACAAAATAAACTGTTGAAAGGAGATATTTTTATCAATGGAAAATCAATTCAAGAACTGAATTCAAATGAAATAGCTTCTCAGATTGCAATCGTTTTTTCAAAAGCTGAAATCCCTGATAATTACACGGTTACAGATTTAATTTCGTTAGGAAAATACATTCATTATCCTTATTATTTTAAATTGAATGAAACAGATAAACAAGAAATTTCCGAAATTATCAACAAACTCAATCTATCAGAATATCAGAACAAAAAACTAACTGAATTATCTGACGGAAATCTTCAAAAAACCTTTATTGGAAGAGCTTTAGCTCAGAATTCTCCTTTTATCATTCTGGACGAACCAACAACACATTTGGATGAAGAAAATAAACTGATGATCCTTTCATTGCTTAGAAATCTAGCAAGATCAGAAAACAAACTCATTCTTTTCTCATCTCACGATTGGCGATTGGCAAAAGAATTTTCCGATAAGATCTGGTGGATCAAAGAAAAAAAACTCATCAGCGGAATCTCGGAAGAAGTTATTCTCAACAATCCTGAACTGATTACGCCTAAGATTTTAAACTTCAATCAGACATTTCATTCGCCAGAAATTAATGCCCCGAAATTGGAAAAAGAAATGATGTTTTCTTACCTCCAAAAAAACTTCTCCCAGGATTTAAGAAAATTTAAATTGACGTTTAAAAATGATTTTTGGGAACTAAATTTGGATAATTTTTATGATAATTGTCATAATTTGACCGAAATTAAACAGTCTCTGCAAACATTGATTAAATCAAGTATTTCTAACTAA
- a CDS encoding MarR family winged helix-turn-helix transcriptional regulator: MEKKNSEKVESVDLMLKSAWLAVSKMYSDQASLYNSTAVQALTLLKIDPKEGTRSTNLGPKMAIEPTSLTRIIKLLEDNGYIYKEKTTTDKREVIIKLTDKGINSRNLSKEVVINFNKKVLERIAPEKFEVFKEVMTDILKIANELNHKK, from the coding sequence ATGGAAAAGAAAAATTCAGAAAAAGTCGAAAGTGTTGACTTGATGTTAAAGTCGGCTTGGTTAGCGGTCTCGAAAATGTATTCGGACCAGGCATCTCTGTACAATTCAACTGCAGTTCAAGCACTTACATTACTTAAAATTGATCCAAAGGAAGGAACCAGGAGCACAAACCTTGGCCCTAAAATGGCAATAGAACCGACTTCTCTTACAAGAATCATCAAGCTTCTTGAAGACAATGGTTATATCTACAAAGAAAAAACCACAACCGATAAACGGGAAGTCATTATCAAATTAACTGATAAAGGTATCAATTCCAGAAACTTATCAAAGGAAGTTGTTATTAATTTCAATAAGAAAGTATTGGAAAGAATTGCGCCTGAGAAATTTGAAGTTTTCAAGGAAGTGATGACAGACATCTTAAAAATCGCAAACGAACTGAATCACAAAAAATAA
- a CDS encoding 3-hydroxyacyl-CoA dehydrogenase/enoyl-CoA hydratase family protein gives MNRKIKHVTVLGSGVMGSGIACHLAGNGIQVLMLDMPPKDLENADKKTRNSVAQGHLDNALKSNPSPIYDKSFVSRITVGNFEDDLEKIKNSDWVIEVIVERLDIKQSMFEKVDKLRKEGTLVTSNTSGIPIHLMSEGRSEDFQRHFCGTHFFNPPRYLKLFEVIPGPKTDQSVIDFFMSYGEKFLGKTTVLCKDTPGFIGNRVGVYSMAKIMELTEEIGLTIEEADSLTGDLLNRPKTGTFKLGDLVGLDTAFNVTKGLQANLKDDEMVQALKDSKTLNYLIENKFLGDKAKKGFYYKEKDAGGNVNRFVLNYETLGYEPTKQPKLPIVATAKEAGSLKNRLPILLKDQSKAGELIRKHFASLFAYVSQRVPEITDVFYSIDDAMKTGYAWKYGPFENWDFVGVQKGIDLVESEGYKVADWVKEMLASGNESFYKLENGKQLFYNQNTKTYEPIPGQDSFIILNNIRKEKTIWSNSESALIDLGDGILNFEFRSKMNSLGGGVLEGLNKSIDIAEKDYRGLVVGNQADNFSVGANLAMVMMMAVEQDWYELNMAIAMFQQTSMKLRYSSIPVIAAPFGMTLGGGCEFSMHADKIVAAAETYIGLVEVGVGLIPGGGGTKEFALRALKGTLPDDVKTNHLRNYFMNIATAKVATSAWEAKQMGILTDKDIIVVNKDRQIAEAKRQAIVLDELGYTPPVPEKVKVLGNEAMGMFYVGTDQMVAGGYASEHDRKIANKIGYVMTGGNLSEQTEVSEQYLLDLEREAFLSLCGERKTLERIGGMLKTGKPVRN, from the coding sequence ATGAACAGAAAAATAAAACACGTTACGGTTCTCGGTTCCGGCGTGATGGGTTCCGGGATTGCCTGTCATCTGGCAGGTAACGGCATTCAGGTTTTGATGTTGGATATGCCTCCGAAAGATTTGGAAAATGCCGACAAAAAAACAAGGAACAGCGTTGCACAAGGTCATCTTGACAACGCTTTGAAAAGTAATCCTTCACCAATCTATGACAAATCTTTTGTCTCCAGAATTACGGTTGGAAATTTCGAAGATGATTTGGAAAAAATCAAAAATTCGGATTGGGTCATTGAGGTGATTGTCGAGAGACTGGATATCAAACAATCGATGTTTGAGAAAGTGGATAAACTTCGTAAAGAAGGAACTTTGGTAACTTCTAACACATCGGGAATCCCGATTCATTTGATGTCGGAAGGAAGGTCAGAAGATTTCCAGAGACATTTCTGTGGAACGCACTTCTTCAACCCACCAAGATATCTGAAATTATTTGAAGTAATTCCTGGTCCGAAAACAGACCAATCTGTGATTGATTTCTTTATGTCTTACGGTGAAAAGTTCCTTGGCAAAACCACGGTTCTTTGTAAAGATACACCAGGTTTTATCGGCAACAGAGTCGGTGTCTACTCGATGGCGAAAATTATGGAATTGACGGAAGAAATCGGTTTAACGATTGAAGAAGCAGATTCCCTGACCGGAGATTTGCTGAATCGTCCAAAAACCGGAACTTTCAAACTGGGAGATTTGGTTGGTTTGGACACCGCTTTCAATGTAACGAAAGGACTTCAGGCGAATCTTAAAGACGATGAGATGGTTCAGGCGCTTAAAGATTCCAAAACTTTGAATTATTTAATTGAAAATAAATTCTTAGGCGATAAAGCTAAAAAAGGGTTTTATTACAAAGAAAAAGATGCCGGCGGCAATGTGAATCGTTTCGTTCTTAATTATGAAACCCTGGGTTACGAACCGACAAAACAGCCAAAACTGCCTATCGTTGCAACAGCGAAAGAAGCAGGAAGTTTGAAAAACCGTTTGCCGATTTTGTTGAAAGACCAATCCAAAGCCGGAGAATTGATTAGAAAACATTTTGCTTCATTGTTTGCTTACGTTTCTCAAAGAGTTCCTGAAATCACGGATGTTTTCTACTCTATCGATGATGCAATGAAAACCGGTTATGCCTGGAAATACGGGCCGTTTGAAAACTGGGATTTTGTTGGTGTTCAGAAAGGAATTGATTTGGTAGAAAGTGAAGGCTATAAAGTCGCTGATTGGGTAAAAGAAATGCTGGCTTCCGGAAACGAATCTTTCTATAAATTGGAAAACGGAAAGCAATTATTCTACAATCAGAATACGAAAACTTACGAACCAATTCCAGGTCAGGATTCTTTCATTATTCTTAATAATATCAGAAAAGAAAAAACGATTTGGTCTAATTCCGAATCTGCATTAATTGACCTTGGTGACGGCATTTTGAACTTCGAATTCCGTTCAAAAATGAATTCTCTTGGAGGAGGCGTTTTGGAAGGCCTTAATAAATCTATCGACATTGCTGAAAAAGATTATAGAGGTTTGGTTGTAGGAAATCAAGCTGACAATTTCTCTGTCGGAGCAAACCTTGCAATGGTAATGATGATGGCTGTTGAACAAGATTGGTACGAACTGAATATGGCCATCGCAATGTTCCAGCAGACTTCTATGAAGCTAAGATATTCATCAATTCCTGTTATCGCTGCACCTTTCGGAATGACGCTTGGCGGTGGATGTGAATTCTCTATGCACGCGGACAAAATCGTTGCTGCAGCGGAAACTTACATCGGTTTGGTGGAAGTTGGCGTTGGTCTGATTCCAGGAGGTGGCGGAACAAAAGAATTTGCATTGAGAGCATTGAAAGGAACACTTCCAGACGATGTTAAGACCAATCATCTTCGAAATTATTTTATGAATATCGCAACTGCAAAAGTGGCAACTTCTGCCTGGGAAGCTAAACAAATGGGAATTCTGACAGATAAAGATATCATCGTTGTCAACAAAGACAGACAAATTGCAGAAGCCAAACGTCAGGCGATTGTTTTGGATGAATTAGGTTACACACCGCCAGTTCCTGAGAAAGTTAAAGTTCTAGGAAACGAAGCAATGGGAATGTTCTACGTTGGAACTGACCAAATGGTTGCAGGTGGTTACGCATCAGAACACGATAGAAAAATCGCTAACAAAATTGGTTACGTAATGACCGGCGGTAATCTTTCTGAACAGACAGAAGTTTCTGAACAATACCTTTTGGATTTGGAAAGAGAAGCATTCCTTTCACTTTGTGGAGAGAGAAAAACGCTTGAGAGAATAGGTGGAATGTTGAAAACAGGAAAACCGGTGAGAAACTAA
- a CDS encoding acetyl-CoA C-acyltransferase yields MEAYIVTGYRTAVGKAPKGSLRFTRPDDMAATVIERLMKDVPNLDPARIDDLIVGCAMPEAEQGLNVARLISLMGLDTDKVPGVTVNRYCASGSESIAIAAAKIKAGMAECIIAGGAESMSYIPMGGYKPIPDTDLAKSNPDYYWGMGLTAEAVAKEFKVGREEQDQFAYNSHQKAIKAIQEGKFDNQIVPIDVKYNFLDEKEKIQTKEYAFKQDEGPRADTSIEALAKLRPVFAANGSVTAGNSSQTSDGAAFTMVMSERMVKELNLTPVARLLSYSTVGVPPRIMGIGPMYAIPKALEQAGLKQSDIDLFELNEAFASQSVAILRELNINPDIVNVNGGAIALGHPLGCTGTKLTVQLLDEMKRRQSKYGVVTMCVGTGQGAASVFELL; encoded by the coding sequence ATGGAAGCATATATAGTAACAGGATACAGAACAGCAGTTGGCAAAGCGCCGAAAGGTTCTTTGCGTTTTACCCGTCCGGATGATATGGCGGCAACTGTGATAGAACGTCTGATGAAAGATGTTCCCAATCTTGACCCGGCCCGCATCGACGATTTGATTGTCGGTTGTGCAATGCCGGAAGCAGAACAAGGACTGAATGTCGCAAGACTCATTTCATTAATGGGACTGGACACCGACAAAGTGCCAGGTGTAACAGTGAACAGATATTGCGCATCGGGCTCAGAATCGATAGCAATTGCGGCAGCAAAAATCAAAGCCGGAATGGCAGAATGCATCATCGCTGGTGGTGCAGAAAGTATGTCTTATATCCCGATGGGCGGTTACAAACCAATTCCGGACACGGATTTAGCAAAATCAAATCCCGATTACTATTGGGGAATGGGATTAACGGCGGAAGCAGTTGCCAAAGAATTCAAAGTGGGTCGTGAGGAACAAGACCAATTTGCCTACAATTCACATCAGAAAGCAATTAAAGCGATACAGGAAGGAAAATTTGATAACCAGATTGTTCCGATTGATGTGAAATATAATTTCCTTGATGAAAAGGAAAAAATCCAGACCAAAGAATATGCATTCAAACAAGATGAGGGTCCGAGAGCTGATACTTCAATCGAGGCCTTGGCGAAACTTCGTCCTGTTTTTGCTGCCAATGGTTCTGTAACAGCAGGTAACTCTTCTCAGACTTCTGACGGCGCTGCTTTCACAATGGTAATGTCCGAAAGAATGGTAAAGGAATTAAATCTGACGCCAGTTGCAAGACTTCTCTCCTATTCTACAGTTGGTGTTCCGCCAAGAATTATGGGAATTGGTCCAATGTACGCCATTCCAAAAGCGTTGGAACAAGCTGGCCTTAAACAATCGGATATCGATTTATTTGAACTGAACGAAGCTTTTGCTTCGCAATCAGTCGCCATTTTAAGAGAATTGAACATCAATCCAGACATCGTTAATGTCAACGGAGGCGCAATTGCACTCGGACATCCACTTGGCTGTACAGGAACTAAATTAACTGTTCAACTTCTTGACGAAATGAAGCGCAGACAAAGCAAATACGGTGTTGTGACAATGTGCGTTGGAACAGGTCAGGGTGCAGCGAGTGTATTTGAATTGTTATAG
- a CDS encoding four helix bundle protein: MKHNFKNLNIWKLSIELADEIYAITESFPKNEEFGLRSQIRRCTVSVASNIAEGSSRTSQKDFNRFLEISLGSLYELQTQIIISSTRNYIEQSKFELIENKITELQRMISGFQKTLKW; encoded by the coding sequence ATGAAGCATAATTTTAAGAATCTGAATATTTGGAAATTATCCATAGAATTAGCTGATGAAATTTATGCAATTACAGAAAGTTTTCCTAAGAATGAAGAATTCGGGTTAAGATCCCAGATCAGAAGATGTACAGTTTCTGTGGCTTCTAATATTGCGGAAGGTTCAAGCAGAACTTCACAAAAAGATTTCAATCGATTTCTAGAAATAAGTCTAGGTTCTCTTTATGAATTACAAACTCAAATAATTATTTCCTCAACAAGAAATTATATTGAACAATCGAAATTTGAATTAATTGAAAATAAAATCACCGAATTACAGAGAATGATTTCAGGCTTTCAAAAAACATTGAAATGGTAA
- a CDS encoding acyl-CoA dehydrogenase family protein — MSTDTKTLDGGEFLVRDITAQEIFSIEELSEEQKMLRDSAKEFIDKEVVPNKERFEKKDYAYTEEVMRKIGEMGFLGIAVPEAYGGLGMGFVTTMLACDYLSGSTGSLATAYGAHTGIGTLPILLYGTEEQKQKYLPDLAAGTKFGAYCLTEPDAGSDANSGKTRAKLSENGKHYIINGQKMWISNAGFADTFTLFAKIDDDKNITGFVINRSELENPESLTFGEEEHKLGIRASSTRQVFFNDMKIPVENLLGERNNGFKIALNALNVGRIKLAAACLDAQRRILNYSLNYSTERKQFGVSINTFGAIRKKLAEMATGAFVSEAGSYRAAKNVEDKIEELVAGGMNHEQAELKGVEEFAVECSILKVFVSDLAQHTADEGIQIFGGMGFSEDTPMEAAWRDSRISRIYEGTNEINRLLAVGMLIKRAMQGKIDLLTPAKNVAKELMSIPSFDIPDYSEYMSEEKEVIKNLKKVFLMVSGSALQKYMMDIEKQQHLLLNASEILNQIYMAESAILRAEKHFSTDSVEAAMARLNLYKAVEIITTNAKEGIVSFSEGDEQRMMLAGLRRFTKYVNTPNPIALTEKIAAHFIEKGSY, encoded by the coding sequence ATGTCAACAGATACAAAAACATTAGACGGCGGCGAATTCCTTGTAAGGGATATCACTGCTCAGGAAATTTTCAGCATCGAGGAATTGTCCGAAGAACAAAAGATGCTTCGTGATTCTGCTAAGGAATTCATCGATAAAGAAGTGGTTCCGAATAAGGAAAGATTCGAGAAAAAAGATTACGCTTACACGGAAGAAGTGATGCGTAAAATCGGGGAAATGGGATTCCTGGGAATTGCTGTTCCGGAAGCTTACGGCGGATTGGGAATGGGATTCGTGACCACAATGCTGGCCTGCGATTACCTTTCCGGTTCTACAGGTTCATTGGCAACGGCTTATGGCGCGCATACCGGAATCGGAACGCTTCCTATCCTGCTTTACGGAACCGAGGAACAAAAGCAGAAATACCTTCCGGACTTGGCTGCCGGAACTAAATTCGGAGCCTATTGTTTGACTGAGCCGGATGCAGGTTCGGACGCCAACAGCGGGAAAACAAGAGCTAAACTTTCCGAGAACGGAAAACATTATATTATTAATGGACAAAAAATGTGGATTTCCAATGCAGGATTTGCAGATACATTTACTTTGTTTGCTAAGATTGATGATGACAAAAACATCACGGGATTCGTTATCAACCGTTCTGAATTGGAAAATCCGGAAAGTCTGACTTTCGGAGAGGAGGAACACAAATTGGGAATCCGTGCGTCTTCTACGCGTCAGGTTTTCTTCAATGATATGAAAATACCTGTTGAGAATCTTTTGGGCGAAAGAAACAACGGTTTCAAAATCGCATTGAACGCCCTGAATGTTGGTCGTATCAAATTAGCTGCAGCCTGTCTGGATGCCCAAAGAAGAATCCTGAATTACTCTTTGAATTATTCGACAGAGAGAAAGCAATTTGGTGTTTCTATTAATACATTTGGAGCGATTCGTAAAAAATTGGCAGAAATGGCGACAGGCGCTTTCGTGAGCGAAGCTGGTTCTTACAGAGCGGCGAAAAATGTAGAAGACAAAATTGAAGAACTGGTTGCCGGCGGAATGAACCACGAGCAGGCAGAACTGAAAGGTGTGGAAGAATTTGCAGTTGAATGTTCTATCCTGAAGGTTTTCGTATCAGATTTGGCGCAACATACAGCTGATGAAGGGATTCAAATCTTTGGTGGAATGGGATTCTCAGAAGATACACCAATGGAAGCAGCCTGGAGAGATTCCAGGATTTCCAGAATCTACGAAGGAACCAACGAAATCAACAGACTTTTAGCTGTTGGAATGTTAATCAAACGGGCGATGCAAGGCAAAATCGATTTGTTAACACCTGCGAAAAACGTCGCTAAAGAATTGATGAGTATTCCATCTTTTGACATTCCTGATTATTCGGAATATATGTCTGAGGAAAAAGAAGTGATTAAGAATTTGAAGAAAGTATTCCTGATGGTTTCCGGCTCTGCGCTTCAAAAATATATGATGGACATCGAGAAGCAACAGCATTTGCTATTAAACGCTTCCGAAATCCTGAACCAAATCTATATGGCAGAATCCGCCATCCTGAGAGCTGAGAAACATTTCTCAACAGATTCTGTAGAAGCGGCAATGGCAAGACTGAACCTTTACAAAGCGGTTGAAATCATCACAACCAACGCCAAAGAAGGTATCGTTTCTTTCTCAGAAGGTGACGAGCAAAGAATGATGTTAGCTGGATTAAGACGTTTTACAAAATATGTGAACACGCCAAATCCAATTGCATTGACAGAAAAAATTGCCGCTCATTTTATTGAGAAAGGTTCGTATTAA
- a CDS encoding ATP-binding protein — MKNILIAIFLFIEIWITSQMKADTMFVNGGNWIPVFSKSSYYIDSSNSKNVFQISQINNNFRKVDHPSNLILKKQTKTVWVHTYIKNTGNRKDYWLGIYSQLDILNVYRKTQQGIVLLKKYNISYANKQDIPDIRFHYVPFVLNKSEIAEIYMEIRNPRYYQNIYSDFTTPVENLFWENGFYWEIGFVIGVTSIIAVLSLVVGIILRRRFYFLYSLYLALIAIIVIREEFFINIIKVPFLYYSILETNSLFLLVIAMGLSMKIMTGFLDFRKKNGGQFRVLNTIFDFYVTFGILASLWFYIDYANTTFDNPIYNGIWNISIGLSALAVLIQITILIWLGLQNKRPSLGILAALLFGFINPVTYFFNYSRILTIYEISHPNYFYYVLLLEIFIMGIAIAYSYRKIKSQYISTLEDKLKLEEENSKIKQMEEEKIKQSILESHEHLLKNLSKDLHDDIGQKLSIINFSVENLRFAVSSKESINEIRSSILEISDSVRDLSHWLNDFSIGKNTIDEIIMNEVERIRKTDIIKINFEKINNSSENYGTSTEENIILYRCFQESINNILKHSDASQINIIIDYTNIISISIEDNGNGFDVNNQFGNGIKNIKERATLIGFSCTIQSNPEKGTKISIYKNDKPSNH; from the coding sequence ATGAAAAATATACTTATTGCAATATTCTTGTTTATTGAAATTTGGATTACTTCCCAAATGAAAGCCGATACAATGTTTGTAAATGGTGGTAACTGGATTCCTGTTTTTTCTAAGTCCTCATACTATATTGACAGCAGCAACTCAAAAAATGTTTTTCAGATTAGTCAAATCAATAATAATTTTAGAAAAGTAGACCATCCTTCCAATCTTATTCTGAAAAAGCAGACCAAAACAGTTTGGGTACATACTTACATAAAAAATACTGGTAACAGAAAAGATTATTGGCTGGGAATATATTCTCAACTGGATATTCTTAATGTATATAGAAAAACACAACAAGGTATTGTACTTTTAAAAAAATATAATATTTCTTACGCTAATAAGCAGGATATTCCGGATATTCGGTTTCATTATGTTCCCTTCGTACTTAATAAGAGCGAAATTGCAGAAATTTATATGGAGATACGGAATCCACGTTACTATCAAAATATTTATTCGGATTTTACCACACCTGTTGAAAACCTCTTTTGGGAGAATGGATTTTATTGGGAAATAGGTTTTGTCATTGGTGTTACCTCTATAATTGCGGTTTTAAGTTTAGTGGTGGGCATTATTCTGAGGCGGAGATTTTACTTCTTGTATTCTTTATATCTTGCTTTGATTGCTATAATTGTAATTAGGGAAGAATTTTTTATTAATATTATTAAAGTCCCTTTCTTATACTATTCAATTCTGGAAACCAATTCTCTCTTTTTGCTTGTCATTGCAATGGGGCTGAGTATGAAGATTATGACAGGATTTTTGGACTTTAGAAAAAAAAATGGCGGGCAGTTCAGAGTACTCAATACAATTTTTGATTTTTATGTTACATTTGGGATTCTTGCCAGTCTTTGGTTTTATATAGATTACGCCAATACAACCTTTGACAATCCTATCTATAATGGTATCTGGAATATTTCAATTGGGCTCTCTGCTCTGGCGGTTCTGATACAGATAACAATATTAATCTGGCTGGGATTACAAAATAAGAGACCATCGCTAGGTATTCTGGCAGCACTATTATTCGGCTTTATCAATCCTGTAACTTATTTTTTCAATTATTCCCGAATTTTGACAATATATGAAATCAGCCATCCCAATTACTTTTATTATGTTTTGTTGCTGGAGATTTTTATAATGGGAATTGCCATAGCATACAGCTATCGCAAAATCAAATCACAATATATATCAACCCTGGAAGATAAGCTGAAACTGGAAGAAGAAAACAGCAAAATAAAACAAATGGAGGAAGAGAAAATAAAGCAAAGCATCCTGGAATCTCACGAGCATCTTCTGAAAAACCTTTCCAAAGACCTGCACGACGATATAGGACAAAAATTGAGCATCATCAATTTCTCTGTGGAGAATCTAAGATTTGCAGTGTCCTCCAAAGAATCAATTAACGAGATAAGAAGTTCTATTTTGGAAATATCGGATTCTGTAAGAGACCTTAGTCATTGGCTAAATGACTTCAGTATTGGTAAAAATACCATTGATGAAATAATAATGAATGAAGTAGAACGTATCAGAAAAACAGACATTATAAAAATTAATTTTGAAAAAATAAATAATTCCTCAGAAAACTATGGAACCAGTACAGAAGAAAACATTATACTTTACAGATGTTTCCAGGAGAGTATTAATAACATCCTAAAACATTCTGATGCTTCTCAAATAAATATAATAATAGATTACACAAATATAATATCCATCAGCATTGAAGACAATGGAAATGGTTTTGATGTCAACAACCAATTCGGAAACGGCATCAAGAATATAAAAGAAAGAGCGACCCTCATTGGATTTTCTTGTACAATACAATCTAATCCGGAAAAAGGAACCAAAATCTCAATTTACAAAAATGATAAACCTAGTAATCACTGA